Proteins encoded by one window of Bdellovibrionales bacterium:
- a CDS encoding peroxiredoxin yields the protein MKLILIFSLFLGSLSWAADSKKPVAGAELKQNDLAPTFTAKTHEGKDFDLSSRKGQWTVLYFYPKADTPGCTQQACAFRDSINVIRDQGADVFGVSINSVADQAAFHKKHHLNFTLIADDKGEIANLYGTRIPVISMSKRWTFIIDPNLKIRAVEKDVDPAKDAEKVSTQIKKLKETTKI from the coding sequence ATGAAGTTGATTTTGATTTTTAGTTTGTTCCTCGGCTCTTTAAGTTGGGCTGCCGATTCTAAAAAGCCAGTGGCCGGCGCGGAGCTAAAACAGAATGATTTAGCTCCGACGTTTACGGCGAAAACTCACGAGGGAAAAGATTTCGATCTTTCGTCTCGAAAAGGTCAGTGGACTGTGCTTTATTTTTATCCGAAAGCCGATACCCCCGGGTGCACGCAACAAGCTTGCGCGTTTCGTGATAGCATAAATGTAATTCGTGATCAGGGAGCTGATGTTTTTGGCGTTAGTATAAATTCCGTGGCTGACCAAGCCGCATTTCATAAGAAACATCACCTGAATTTTACATTAATTGCTGACGACAAGGGCGAGATCGCCAATCTTTATGGGACACGGATCCCGGTGATCAGTATGTCCAAGCGTTGGACATTTATTATCGATCCCAACCTAAAAATTCGTGCTGTCGAAAAAGACGTGGACCCTGCGAAAGATGCAGAAAAAGTATCGACTCAAATTAAAAAATTAAAAGAGACAACAAAGATCTAG
- a CDS encoding helix-turn-helix transcriptional regulator, protein MEKKRKHAEFLILMALTDGPKHGYEVSKFIESRSKGVFKMPFGTVYPILHRLEKLNYVTVETKMADSARPKKVYKLTKAGKQQASSDVADFQLFYKATSRLVP, encoded by the coding sequence ATGGAAAAGAAACGAAAGCATGCGGAATTTCTGATTTTGATGGCGCTCACTGATGGGCCCAAACATGGTTACGAAGTTTCCAAATTTATCGAATCCCGATCTAAAGGCGTATTTAAGATGCCTTTTGGCACCGTCTATCCGATTTTACATAGGCTCGAAAAATTAAATTACGTCACCGTCGAAACTAAAATGGCCGATTCTGCTCGCCCTAAAAAAGTCTACAAATTAACAAAGGCAGGTAAGCAGCAGGCGAGTTCCGACGTCGCAGATTTTCAATTGTTCTATAAGGCAACCAGTCGTTTGGTTCCCTAA